The following proteins come from a genomic window of Pseudomonas sp. Z8(2022):
- a CDS encoding phosphonate ABC transporter ATP-binding protein produces MSVTLRGVGLAHANGKVALDGIDLSLAPGERVAIIGPSGAGKTTLLRLLATSLQPSRGKIDLLQQNPWRLPARQRQRLRSRIGLVHQAPPLPPRQRVVTAVLAGKLGQWSLAKGLLNLLHPLDAAGAQAALARLDIADKLFQRCDQLSGGQLQRVGIARVLYQAPELILADEPVSAMDPVLAGHTLAVLNREAAERGMTLVASLHAVDLALAHFPRVIGIRDGRIAFDLPAAEVRPEQLDALYANEQLQAAPSSPVQPQTVQIPRC; encoded by the coding sequence GTGAGTGTCACCCTGCGTGGCGTGGGCCTGGCCCACGCCAACGGCAAGGTCGCGCTCGATGGTATCGATCTGAGCCTGGCCCCCGGCGAACGGGTGGCCATCATCGGCCCCTCCGGCGCCGGCAAGACCACCCTGCTGCGCCTGCTGGCCACCAGCCTGCAACCGTCGCGGGGCAAGATCGACCTGCTGCAACAGAATCCCTGGCGCCTGCCGGCCCGCCAACGCCAGCGCCTGCGCTCACGCATCGGCCTGGTGCATCAGGCACCGCCGCTGCCGCCGCGCCAGCGCGTGGTCACGGCAGTGCTGGCCGGCAAGCTCGGCCAGTGGTCGCTGGCCAAGGGCCTGCTCAACCTGCTGCACCCGCTGGACGCCGCCGGTGCCCAGGCCGCCCTGGCCCGCCTGGACATTGCCGACAAGCTCTTCCAACGCTGCGACCAGCTCTCCGGCGGCCAACTGCAGCGCGTCGGCATCGCCCGCGTGCTGTACCAGGCGCCGGAGCTGATCCTCGCCGACGAGCCGGTCTCGGCCATGGACCCGGTACTGGCCGGGCACACCCTGGCGGTGCTCAACCGCGAAGCAGCCGAACGCGGCATGACCCTGGTTGCCAGCCTGCATGCCGTGGATCTGGCGCTGGCGCACTTCCCACGGGTGATCGGTATCCGCGACGGGCGCATCGCCTTCGACCTGCCGGCCGCCGAGGTGCGGCCCGAACAGCTGGACGCGCTGTATGCCAACGAGCAGTTGCAGGCCGCGCCGAGTTCGCCGGTGCAACCCCAGACGGTGCAGATCCCGCGATGCTGA
- a CDS encoding putative selenate ABC transporter substrate-binding protein translates to MFKNTLALAAGLALSVSAVFAQAADVLKVSAIPDEAPTELLRKFKPLGAYLEQELGMKVQFVPVADYAAVVEALAADRIDMAWLGGFTFVQAHLKTGNAVPLVQREQDAEFTSKFITSDPAVKSLQDLKGKTFAFGSISSTSGSLMPRYFMLQDGVKPEEFFSRVAYSGAHDATVAWVQAGKADAGVLNASVWQKLVDSNKVDLDKVKVFATTPTYFDYNWTVRGNLDPELQAKIKNAFLALDPAKAEHKEILDLQAASRFIDTKPENYQGIEEAARAAGLLK, encoded by the coding sequence ATGTTCAAGAACACCCTGGCGCTCGCCGCCGGTCTCGCGCTGTCCGTATCCGCCGTATTCGCCCAAGCCGCCGATGTCCTCAAGGTCTCGGCCATCCCCGACGAAGCCCCCACCGAACTGCTGCGCAAGTTCAAGCCGCTGGGCGCCTACCTGGAACAGGAACTGGGCATGAAGGTGCAGTTCGTGCCGGTGGCCGACTACGCCGCGGTGGTCGAGGCGCTCGCCGCCGACCGCATCGACATGGCCTGGCTGGGCGGCTTCACCTTTGTCCAGGCGCACCTGAAAACCGGCAATGCCGTACCGCTGGTGCAGCGTGAACAGGACGCCGAGTTCACCAGCAAATTCATCACCTCCGACCCGGCGGTGAAATCGCTGCAGGACCTCAAGGGCAAGACCTTCGCCTTCGGTTCCATCTCCTCCACCTCCGGCAGCCTGATGCCGCGCTATTTCATGCTGCAGGACGGCGTCAAGCCGGAAGAATTCTTCAGCCGCGTGGCCTACTCCGGCGCCCACGACGCCACCGTCGCCTGGGTCCAGGCCGGCAAGGCCGACGCCGGCGTGCTCAACGCCTCGGTCTGGCAGAAGCTGGTCGACAGCAACAAGGTCGATCTGGACAAGGTCAAGGTCTTCGCCACCACCCCGACCTACTTCGACTACAACTGGACCGTACGCGGTAATCTCGACCCCGAGCTGCAGGCCAAGATCAAGAACGCATTTCTTGCCCTCGACCCGGCGAAGGCCGAGCACAAGGAAATCCTCGACCTGCAGGCCGCCAGCCGCTTCATCGACACCAAGCCCGAGAACTACCAGGGCATCGAGGAGGCCGCCCGCGCTGCCGGCCTGCTGAAGTGA
- a CDS encoding NAD(P)-dependent oxidoreductase: MTATLPALAFAGIGLMGLPMTRRLLAAGFPLTLWNRTPDKCAPLVEQGAHRVENPAELCRDANVVMLCLANTEVVREVVFGPGGIVEGARPGQLLVDFSSLDPAATREMAAELEARTGMRWVDAPVSGGTPGAEAGTLAIMAGGREEDVERVRPVLAHLGQRLTRMGEVGAGQVTKVCNQMIVACNALVIAEVVALAERAGVDTSLIAPALAGGFADSKPLQILAPQMAASRFEPIKWHVRTLLKDLDTAVKLAREEGGSTPMSGLAAQLMRLHGSKGFLERDPATLVEMLREQRP; encoded by the coding sequence ATGACTGCAACGCTGCCCGCCCTGGCTTTCGCCGGGATTGGCCTGATGGGCCTGCCGATGACCCGCCGCCTGCTCGCTGCGGGTTTCCCGCTGACCCTGTGGAACCGCACCCCGGACAAGTGCGCACCGCTAGTGGAACAGGGCGCGCATCGTGTGGAGAACCCCGCCGAGCTATGCCGCGATGCCAACGTGGTGATGCTCTGCCTGGCCAATACCGAGGTGGTGCGCGAGGTGGTGTTCGGCCCGGGCGGGATCGTCGAGGGTGCGCGGCCCGGGCAGTTGCTGGTGGACTTCTCCAGTCTGGATCCGGCTGCCACGCGCGAGATGGCGGCAGAGCTGGAAGCTCGCACCGGCATGCGCTGGGTCGATGCGCCGGTGTCTGGCGGTACGCCGGGCGCCGAGGCCGGCACGCTGGCGATCATGGCCGGCGGCCGCGAGGAGGACGTGGAGCGCGTTCGCCCGGTGCTGGCGCACCTGGGCCAGCGCCTGACGCGTATGGGCGAGGTGGGGGCGGGGCAGGTGACCAAGGTGTGCAACCAGATGATCGTTGCCTGCAATGCGCTGGTGATTGCCGAGGTTGTGGCGTTGGCCGAGCGTGCCGGCGTCGACACCAGCCTGATCGCTCCTGCACTTGCTGGCGGTTTCGCCGATTCCAAGCCGCTGCAGATCCTCGCGCCGCAGATGGCCGCCAGCCGGTTCGAGCCGATCAAGTGGCACGTGCGCACCCTGCTCAAGGATCTCGATACGGCGGTGAAGCTCGCGCGTGAGGAGGGCGGCTCCACGCCCATGAGCGGCCTGGCCGCGCAACTGATGCGCCTGCACGGCAGCAAGGGCTTTCTCGAGCGCGACCCCGCCACGCTGGTGGAAATGCTGCGGGAGCAGCGCCCATGA
- a CDS encoding hydroxypyruvate isomerase family protein yields MKIAANLSMLFTELPLRERVLAAMREGFDGVEIQFPYELPAIALKEVLELSALPLVLINAPAGDLMSGGPGLAAVPERRAQFDAALQEALTYAAMVRPACINVLPGRLAEGVSREQALDCLIANLRKSAEAFAPLGIRVLVEAINPIDMPGFLINTPEHLDELLRAVDHPNLAAQYDLYHMARQELDVAAGMRLLAGRIGHVQFADVPGRGAPGTGELVFPALLGALRDSGYSGWLGAEYKPGEVGTQASLGWLAQWRQRS; encoded by the coding sequence ATGAAGATCGCTGCCAACCTGTCCATGCTGTTCACCGAGCTGCCGCTGCGCGAGCGTGTGCTGGCGGCGATGCGAGAAGGATTCGACGGTGTGGAAATCCAGTTTCCCTACGAGCTGCCGGCCATCGCCTTGAAGGAAGTGCTGGAGCTCAGTGCTCTGCCACTGGTGTTGATCAACGCTCCGGCCGGCGACCTGATGAGCGGTGGCCCCGGCCTGGCCGCAGTACCAGAGCGCCGGGCGCAGTTCGACGCTGCTTTGCAGGAGGCGCTGACCTACGCCGCCATGGTGCGCCCGGCCTGCATCAACGTGCTGCCCGGTCGCCTGGCTGAAGGTGTGAGTCGTGAGCAGGCACTGGATTGTCTGATCGCCAACCTGCGCAAGAGCGCCGAGGCCTTTGCGCCGCTGGGTATTCGCGTGCTGGTGGAAGCGATCAACCCCATCGACATGCCGGGTTTCCTGATCAACACGCCGGAGCATCTCGATGAGCTGCTGCGCGCGGTGGATCACCCGAATCTGGCCGCACAGTACGACCTCTATCACATGGCGCGCCAGGAGCTGGACGTGGCGGCGGGCATGCGTCTGCTGGCCGGGCGCATCGGCCATGTGCAGTTCGCCGACGTCCCGGGGCGTGGTGCGCCGGGCACGGGTGAGCTGGTGTTCCCGGCGTTGCTCGGGGCCTTACGTGACAGCGGTTACAGCGGTTGGCTGGGCGCCGAATACAAGCCAGGTGAGGTGGGCACGCAGGCGAGTCTGGGCTGGTTGGCTCAGTGGCGGCAACGTAGCTAG
- a CDS encoding zinc-dependent alcohol dehydrogenase family protein, translating to MLKAEYQHRGPVPQDVISAVPLQLPEPAAGQVRIRVLAAPINPSDVLTLTGAYGMLPPLPAIGGNEGVGKIEALGEGVGNFKVGQTVLLPVGCGTWVTALNAPADKLIPLPDADPLQLAMLTVNPPTASLLLSEFVDLKPGDWVIQNAANSGVGSYLIQLARLRGFKTINVVRRESAVAAVEAEGGDLVLVDGPDLAKRVRTATGGAEVRLGIDAVGGVSTDHLAAALANGGVLVNYGMMSGQPCQVSPASFVFRDVTLRGFWLAKWFQQASPAQQMKVFGELVQLIASGKLKTCVAATYDLAHIKEAVAAAASGERDGKILLVP from the coding sequence ATGCTCAAAGCCGAATACCAGCACCGCGGCCCGGTGCCGCAGGACGTCATCAGCGCCGTGCCGCTGCAGCTGCCGGAGCCTGCCGCCGGGCAGGTGCGGATCAGGGTACTGGCTGCACCGATCAACCCATCCGACGTGCTGACCCTGACCGGCGCCTATGGCATGCTGCCGCCGCTGCCGGCTATCGGCGGCAACGAGGGTGTCGGCAAGATCGAAGCGCTCGGTGAGGGCGTCGGCAATTTCAAGGTCGGCCAGACCGTGCTGCTGCCGGTGGGTTGCGGCACCTGGGTGACGGCCCTGAACGCGCCGGCGGACAAGCTCATCCCGCTGCCGGATGCCGACCCGCTGCAACTGGCCATGCTCACCGTCAACCCGCCGACCGCTTCGCTGCTGCTCAGCGAATTCGTCGACCTCAAGCCGGGCGACTGGGTGATCCAGAACGCCGCCAACTCGGGCGTCGGCAGTTATCTGATCCAGCTGGCCAGGTTGCGCGGCTTCAAGACCATCAACGTGGTGCGCCGCGAATCGGCTGTTGCCGCTGTCGAGGCCGAAGGCGGCGACCTGGTGCTGGTGGATGGCCCAGACCTGGCCAAGCGTGTGCGTACAGCCACGGGCGGCGCCGAGGTACGCCTGGGGATCGACGCTGTCGGCGGCGTCAGCACCGATCACCTGGCTGCGGCGCTGGCCAACGGTGGCGTACTGGTGAACTACGGCATGATGAGCGGACAGCCCTGCCAGGTTTCGCCGGCCTCGTTCGTGTTCCGCGACGTGACCCTGCGCGGCTTCTGGCTGGCCAAATGGTTTCAGCAGGCCAGCCCGGCGCAGCAGATGAAGGTCTTCGGCGAACTGGTGCAACTGATCGCCAGCGGCAAACTGAAGACCTGTGTGGCTGCCACCTACGACCTGGCACATATCAAGGAAGCCGTAGCGGCTGCCGCCAGCGGCGAGCGTGACGGCAAGATCCTGCTGGTGCCTTGA
- a CDS encoding PQQ-dependent sugar dehydrogenase, which translates to MQRLKPIAALGLIVLLGSQYSLAEDRQLASELGPLQVHTVAKGLANPWAVAFLPDGQGYLVSERPGALRRVSAEGEVSAPLRGVPDVFAVGQGGLLDVVLSPGFAEDRLVYLSYAEEGDGAAGTAVGRGKLSADASALENFEVIFRQQPKLSSGTHFGSRLVFDRDGYLFIALGENNNRPTAQDLDKLQGKLVRIDPDGRIPEDNPFIGRAGARDEIWSYGHRNQQGAALNPWSGRLWTHEHGPRGGDEINIPEAGKNYGWPLATHGINYSMLPIPEAKGKTVEGTEAPHHVWEKSPAISGMAFYDAERFPGWQQNLFIGALAGQALIRLQLDGDRIVHEERLLQPLKARIRDVRQGPDGYIYVLTDAPQGRLLRLGLASE; encoded by the coding sequence ATGCAGCGCCTTAAACCCATCGCAGCCCTGGGCCTGATCGTCCTGCTCGGTTCCCAGTACAGCCTTGCCGAAGACCGCCAGCTTGCCTCGGAGCTGGGCCCGCTGCAGGTCCATACCGTCGCCAAAGGCCTGGCCAATCCCTGGGCCGTGGCCTTCCTGCCGGATGGCCAGGGCTATCTGGTCAGCGAGCGGCCGGGTGCGTTGCGCCGGGTCAGTGCCGAGGGCGAGGTGTCCGCGCCATTGCGCGGGGTGCCTGATGTCTTTGCGGTTGGCCAGGGCGGTCTGCTCGATGTGGTGCTGTCGCCGGGTTTCGCCGAGGATCGCCTGGTCTATCTGTCCTACGCCGAGGAAGGCGACGGCGCTGCCGGAACGGCGGTGGGGCGCGGCAAGCTGTCGGCCGATGCTTCGGCTCTGGAGAACTTCGAGGTGATCTTCCGCCAGCAGCCCAAGTTGTCCAGCGGCACGCACTTCGGCTCGCGTCTGGTGTTCGACCGTGACGGCTATCTGTTCATCGCCCTGGGTGAGAACAACAACCGGCCCACCGCGCAGGACCTGGACAAGCTGCAGGGCAAGCTGGTGCGCATTGATCCGGACGGGCGCATACCCGAGGACAATCCCTTCATCGGCCGCGCTGGTGCGCGGGACGAGATCTGGTCCTATGGCCATCGCAACCAGCAGGGCGCGGCGCTCAATCCCTGGAGCGGGCGTTTGTGGACCCACGAGCACGGCCCGCGTGGTGGTGATGAAATCAATATTCCCGAGGCCGGCAAGAATTACGGCTGGCCGCTGGCCACCCACGGCATCAACTACTCGATGCTGCCGATTCCCGAGGCGAAGGGCAAAACGGTCGAGGGCACCGAGGCGCCGCATCATGTCTGGGAGAAATCACCGGCCATCAGCGGCATGGCTTTCTATGACGCCGAGCGTTTCCCGGGCTGGCAGCAGAATCTGTTCATCGGCGCGCTGGCCGGCCAGGCGCTGATTCGCCTGCAGCTCGACGGTGATCGGATAGTGCATGAGGAGCGGCTGCTACAACCGCTGAAGGCACGGATACGCGATGTACGGCAGGGACCGGACGGCTATATCTACGTGCTGACGGATGCGCCGCAGGGCAGGTTGCTGCGCCTGGGGCTGGCGAGCGAGTAG
- a CDS encoding S1 RNA-binding domain-containing protein — MAVIGRMNSLQVVKHTDFGLYLDGGADGEILLPKRYIPKDTPSEVEDWLNVFIYLDSEDKLIATTLKPKIQLGEFSSLKVVDINRVGLFLDWGLPKDLLLPHSEEKRPLQIGDYCVVYLYLDKRTRRLTATARLDRYLDQVPASYQVGQEVDLLVAERTDLGFKAIIDGKHWGLIHKNELFKFIRSGMREKGYIKELRADGKISLSLQPIGHEAASGLAEQIIERLRAQGGVLALGDKSPPELIAEQFRVSKGNFKKAIGGLYKQGLIRIHDDRIELLDN; from the coding sequence ATGGCCGTTATCGGGCGGATGAATTCTTTGCAGGTGGTCAAGCACACCGACTTCGGTCTTTATCTGGACGGTGGAGCGGACGGCGAGATCCTCCTGCCCAAGCGCTACATCCCCAAGGACACGCCAAGCGAAGTCGAGGACTGGCTCAACGTGTTCATCTACCTCGACAGCGAAGACAAGCTTATCGCCACCACCCTCAAACCGAAGATCCAGCTCGGCGAGTTCTCCAGCCTCAAGGTGGTGGATATCAATCGCGTCGGCCTGTTCCTCGACTGGGGCCTGCCCAAGGATCTGCTGTTGCCGCATTCGGAAGAGAAGCGCCCGCTGCAGATCGGCGATTACTGCGTGGTCTATCTCTATCTCGACAAACGCACCCGCCGTCTCACCGCCACCGCGCGTCTGGATCGTTATCTGGACCAGGTGCCGGCCAGCTATCAGGTCGGCCAGGAAGTCGACCTGCTGGTGGCCGAACGTACCGACCTCGGTTTCAAGGCCATCATCGACGGCAAGCACTGGGGCCTGATCCACAAGAACGAGCTGTTCAAGTTCATCCGCAGCGGCATGCGCGAAAAAGGCTATATCAAGGAACTGCGCGCCGACGGCAAGATCAGCCTGAGCCTGCAGCCTATTGGCCATGAGGCCGCCAGTGGTCTGGCCGAGCAGATCATCGAGCGCCTGCGCGCGCAGGGCGGAGTACTGGCGCTGGGTGACAAGAGTCCGCCCGAGCTGATCGCCGAACAGTTTCGGGTGAGCAAGGGCAACTTCAAGAAGGCTATCGGCGGGCTCTACAAGCAGGGCCTGATCCGCATTCACGACGACCGTATCGAACTGCTCGACAACTGA